A stretch of the Chitinispirillales bacterium ANBcel5 genome encodes the following:
- a CDS encoding L-lactate permease: MLPFLAIFPIFLVGILMIVFMWPSARAMPLGWVAAAIIAFFFWDMPPLWLIAATIGGLINTIDILFIVFGAILILQIMRKSGGIGGISHSMAQISNDRRVQLIIIAWLMGSFLEGAAGFGTPAAVAAPLLVGLGFPPLIAAGATLMADTTPVTFGAVGVPIWGGLAALEEVAEWPILINGQAVPFTQFLFNVGAFSAILHFLIGSFMPLALVSLMTKVIGGSFRAGLRVWPIALFGGLVFTIPQVLIANFVGPELPTLLGSLIGMVIFIPAVKHGFLMPKDQWKFPPHENWKQSWEGDLKAGRGEPQAPRIGPVKAWTPYILIGIILLLARVPFFQLTPVLRAWSIGWEQIFGTTVSRNVEPLYNPGIFPFLVIALIIPLIHKLPYREALSAVKETVQMIIPASIALFFTLGMVYILMYSGDATQRDSMLIVVAQAAAQYTGSAWYLVAPFVGILGTFISGSATVSNIMFSPFQFSTAVEAQLNLVSVLSLQSVGAAVGNMICIHNVVAALTTVGLIGREGIIIKENLGVCILYGLLAGIIAWLLLLFLPADLAFIPLRL; encoded by the coding sequence ATGCTGCCATTTCTTGCCATTTTTCCGATATTTTTGGTTGGTATACTGATGATCGTCTTTATGTGGCCTTCTGCACGGGCAATGCCACTGGGGTGGGTTGCAGCTGCAATAATTGCCTTTTTTTTCTGGGATATGCCTCCCCTGTGGCTTATCGCGGCGACCATTGGTGGCCTGATAAATACAATAGATATACTGTTTATTGTATTTGGAGCTATTCTGATACTCCAGATAATGCGAAAAAGTGGTGGCATAGGTGGGATATCGCACTCAATGGCCCAAATTTCAAACGACCGAAGAGTTCAGTTAATTATCATAGCCTGGCTTATGGGTTCATTTCTCGAGGGGGCAGCAGGGTTTGGTACCCCGGCCGCGGTAGCCGCTCCGCTTTTGGTTGGATTGGGGTTTCCGCCTCTTATTGCTGCTGGTGCCACTCTTATGGCAGACACAACACCAGTGACCTTTGGAGCTGTCGGTGTTCCAATTTGGGGCGGCCTTGCAGCTCTGGAGGAAGTAGCAGAGTGGCCCATTTTGATTAATGGACAAGCAGTCCCTTTTACCCAATTTCTGTTCAATGTAGGGGCTTTTTCTGCCATACTACACTTTCTTATTGGTTCCTTTATGCCCCTGGCCCTCGTTTCATTGATGACCAAAGTGATAGGGGGATCATTCAGAGCTGGCCTAAGAGTGTGGCCAATAGCACTGTTTGGAGGCCTTGTATTTACCATTCCGCAGGTATTGATCGCAAACTTTGTGGGTCCGGAGCTACCAACACTCCTTGGGTCACTTATTGGAATGGTGATCTTTATCCCTGCAGTGAAACACGGTTTCCTGATGCCCAAAGATCAATGGAAATTCCCTCCTCATGAAAACTGGAAACAAAGCTGGGAAGGGGATCTTAAAGCCGGGCGAGGTGAACCGCAGGCTCCCAGAATAGGCCCGGTAAAGGCCTGGACCCCTTATATACTCATCGGAATTATACTACTGTTGGCACGGGTACCTTTTTTCCAGCTTACCCCTGTACTACGAGCCTGGAGTATTGGCTGGGAGCAGATTTTTGGAACTACTGTGAGCCGCAATGTGGAGCCACTGTATAATCCTGGCATATTCCCCTTTTTAGTTATCGCGCTTATCATTCCCCTTATCCATAAACTTCCCTACCGGGAAGCGCTTAGTGCCGTAAAAGAAACCGTTCAAATGATTATACCAGCATCTATCGCGCTCTTCTTTACTCTGGGAATGGTGTACATTCTTATGTACTCAGGGGACGCCACCCAGAGAGATTCCATGCTCATTGTAGTAGCACAGGCTGCGGCACAGTACACCGGCTCGGCATGGTATCTGGTCGCCCCCTTTGTTGGAATACTTGGAACATTTATATCCGGCAGCGCTACTGTTTCAAATATCATGTTTAGCCCCTTTCAATTCTCAACGGCGGTTGAGGCGCAGTTGAATCTTGTTTCGGTGCTTTCGTTACAGTCTGTGGGAGCAGCTGTGGGAAATATGATCTGTATTCATAATGTCGTCGCAGCTCTTACCACCGTTGGCCTTATTGGAAGGGAAGGCATAATCATTAAGGAAAATCTTGGAGTGTGTATTTTGTATGGACTACTTGCCGGAATAATCGCCTGGTTACTACTGCTCTTTCTTCCAGCCGACCTTGCATTTATACCTCTGCGCCTATGA
- a CDS encoding PKD domain-containing protein — MKKPSNAFGLSLCFISILLSCSLFEARFLQVQVVIGDVTLIRSGTENEPFSSQWLKENDTLMLKQEAKIKIESTEGSVLYLNGPAIVAIGEHETGKLNLHLSEGELYATSPDSAEAIYCKTDDLALRAEEADFSLFTETETKKSSLTVLSGTLSIESRQRGSLGACSTVVFYMGTDLSSQSITSDEIEHLKRWVGEKTVSSSLKECFFATTEEHNQPPQWVTKPVKSITQGEQLRDTLLAKSISGEEVTYSILEGPQGMKIGPENGVLTFKPQEPGAFSVKLAAEEENGLSNHIEYTLRVKESEEDATATGVNLSMPSVAQRNDRVKISASPVPEGLDVSNYQFRFDTNGDGAFDMPHGGDFGSESSFEKTFENEGEVRITVEMAGDEGLTYTAHNSIMINKPPVASLKITPKTGRVGTEFTFDAGNSSRTGEQLVARWDLNGDGSWDYPVEGDFSDRLEVTRTFKTPGLHRVTVEVRDRNGITDSATAAISIDPPLSIKEIEGPDSAYAGQNIQFRCVVSQAGNDIENYKWIFSSDTVNIEKATENPELELLLPYAGEYSVECFVLSYTGEQVSQQTQIQIVNTPAEISAGGPYNGRVHHPVTFKGDVQTTFGEIVSVYWDFDGNGENDFSGTDGTVAEHIFSSSGDYKAVFSAELSDGSLLSDTALVSIAHRPPQADAGEDVTSRSGRRVRLRGNATKTDAPIEKYEWDFDGNGDFDWYSKESGEVVHRFQEYSRAVFKVTDIYGAVALDTVLIVICPDDMELVEEGKYCIDRYEWPNTRGTLPEVGMTYKQASDACEEIGKRLCTPVEWETACNSANQRQAYPYGRRYDVDRCNTLGNPRSENELAPSGYFRDCVGRAGVFDMSGNAAEWTASEDNYEAAVYGGFYQSGQRDSRCDSKLKLKKDQSYFYTGFRCCK; from the coding sequence ATGAAAAAACCGAGTAATGCTTTTGGCCTGTCACTCTGTTTTATAAGTATTCTTTTATCATGCTCTTTGTTTGAGGCACGATTTCTACAGGTACAGGTAGTGATAGGAGATGTTACATTAATTCGCTCCGGAACTGAAAACGAACCCTTTTCATCTCAGTGGCTTAAAGAAAACGATACGTTGATGCTCAAGCAGGAAGCAAAAATAAAAATAGAGAGCACCGAAGGAAGTGTTTTGTATCTCAACGGACCTGCAATAGTAGCCATAGGAGAACATGAGACCGGAAAGTTGAACCTTCATTTGTCTGAAGGTGAACTGTATGCCACATCACCTGATTCAGCAGAGGCTATTTATTGTAAGACAGACGACTTGGCACTCAGAGCTGAAGAAGCTGACTTCTCCCTTTTCACCGAAACGGAGACAAAAAAAAGTAGTCTTACGGTTCTCTCCGGAACACTATCCATTGAGAGCAGGCAGAGGGGTAGTTTAGGGGCCTGTAGCACCGTTGTTTTTTATATGGGTACAGACCTGTCTTCCCAAAGTATAACTTCAGATGAAATCGAACACCTTAAAAGGTGGGTGGGAGAGAAAACGGTTAGTTCCTCCCTCAAAGAGTGCTTCTTTGCTACCACAGAAGAGCATAATCAGCCCCCGCAGTGGGTGACTAAGCCGGTGAAAAGCATAACTCAGGGTGAGCAATTGAGGGACACTTTGCTTGCTAAAAGCATAAGTGGAGAAGAGGTGACCTATAGCATTTTGGAGGGTCCCCAGGGAATGAAAATAGGTCCTGAAAACGGAGTTTTGACATTTAAACCACAAGAACCGGGAGCATTTTCGGTAAAGTTAGCAGCGGAGGAAGAAAACGGGCTTTCCAATCACATTGAGTATACTCTCAGGGTAAAAGAGAGCGAAGAAGATGCGACAGCAACGGGGGTGAATCTGAGCATGCCTTCCGTTGCTCAACGTAACGATCGTGTTAAAATTAGCGCTTCACCAGTGCCGGAAGGTTTAGATGTAAGTAATTACCAGTTTCGGTTCGATACCAACGGGGATGGAGCTTTTGATATGCCTCATGGGGGGGACTTTGGCTCTGAATCCAGTTTTGAAAAGACCTTTGAGAATGAGGGAGAAGTAAGAATAACCGTTGAGATGGCAGGGGATGAAGGGCTAACCTATACTGCACACAACTCAATTATGATAAACAAGCCCCCTGTTGCCAGCCTAAAGATTACTCCGAAAACGGGAAGGGTGGGAACTGAATTCACTTTTGATGCAGGAAATAGCAGCCGCACCGGTGAGCAGTTGGTCGCCCGGTGGGATTTAAATGGTGATGGTTCATGGGATTACCCTGTTGAGGGCGATTTCTCAGACCGTTTAGAGGTAACTCGTACTTTTAAAACCCCGGGTCTCCATAGGGTAACAGTTGAAGTACGTGATAGGAATGGTATTACAGATAGTGCTACTGCTGCGATTTCTATAGACCCGCCTCTCAGTATTAAGGAAATTGAAGGGCCTGATAGTGCCTATGCGGGGCAGAATATCCAATTCAGATGTGTTGTTTCGCAGGCGGGAAACGATATCGAAAACTATAAGTGGATCTTTAGTAGCGATACTGTAAATATAGAGAAAGCAACTGAGAATCCCGAACTTGAACTGTTATTGCCCTATGCAGGAGAGTACAGTGTGGAATGCTTTGTGCTAAGCTATACTGGTGAGCAGGTCTCACAACAAACTCAGATCCAAATCGTAAATACTCCTGCAGAGATTAGCGCAGGAGGTCCCTATAACGGGCGCGTGCATCACCCTGTTACATTCAAGGGAGATGTTCAAACTACGTTTGGAGAAATCGTCTCTGTATATTGGGATTTTGACGGAAATGGGGAAAATGATTTTTCCGGTACAGATGGAACCGTGGCAGAGCATATTTTTAGTAGCAGCGGTGATTATAAAGCTGTGTTTAGTGCAGAGTTAAGCGACGGTTCATTGCTCAGTGACACTGCTCTGGTCAGTATCGCTCACAGACCACCACAAGCTGATGCCGGGGAGGATGTTACTTCAAGGTCAGGGCGCAGAGTAAGACTAAGGGGCAACGCCACAAAAACCGATGCTCCGATCGAAAAATATGAGTGGGATTTTGATGGTAATGGCGATTTTGACTGGTATTCAAAGGAGAGTGGAGAGGTTGTTCATCGGTTTCAGGAGTATTCCCGGGCAGTGTTTAAAGTTACCGATATATACGGTGCAGTTGCACTCGACACAGTACTAATAGTAATTTGTCCAGATGATATGGAGCTTGTTGAAGAGGGGAAATACTGCATAGACCGATACGAGTGGCCCAATACCAGAGGTACTCTTCCCGAGGTTGGAATGACTTACAAGCAGGCAAGTGATGCTTGTGAAGAGATAGGAAAGAGGCTTTGTACTCCTGTAGAATGGGAAACAGCCTGCAACAGTGCAAATCAGAGACAGGCCTATCCCTATGGAAGAAGGTATGATGTAGACCGCTGCAACACTCTGGGCAATCCGCGTTCAGAAAATGAACTTGCCCCCTCTGGCTATTTTCGTGATTGTGTGGGAAGGGCCGGTGTGTTTGATATGAGTGGAAATGCAGCAGAGTGGACGGCTTCAGAAGATAACTATGAGGCTGCGGTATATGGGGGATTCTATCAGAGTGGCCAAAGAGATAGTCGCTGTGATTCAAAACTGAAACTGAAAAAAGATCAATCGTACTTCTACACTGGATTTAGATGTTGCAAGTAA